One part of the Sorangiineae bacterium MSr11954 genome encodes these proteins:
- a CDS encoding dihydrodipicolinate synthase family protein — MFPALTTPFNPDLSIDHGRLFDHCRWLADYGVRGLVPLLAVTGEGTSLTPGEKRQVIETCMRAAGKRIPVIPAILAPITGEAVALAKHARAVGCRGLTVVAPYLPDVGADDWRETREHVSSVISATDLPCMLNNGSSLHGADFRPEQIAELAAAHPNLEAVKESSIDVRRISAIRALLGSRLQVLVGMDDVLVEGIGAGASGWVASLMNALPAESMHLYRSASSGLTNKAAELNDWLLPLLRMDSAPKFVQLAKLMQEKIGRGSARVRPPRLPLEGDELRRALETVERVLSERPRLGP; from the coding sequence GTGTTTCCTGCACTCACGACCCCCTTCAATCCCGACCTGAGCATTGATCACGGTCGCCTCTTTGACCACTGCCGCTGGCTAGCGGACTACGGTGTGCGAGGATTGGTGCCGCTGCTCGCGGTCACGGGGGAGGGAACGTCGCTCACCCCGGGGGAAAAGCGCCAGGTGATCGAGACCTGCATGCGCGCCGCCGGAAAGCGCATTCCGGTCATCCCGGCCATCCTGGCCCCCATCACCGGCGAAGCCGTGGCGTTGGCGAAGCACGCGCGCGCCGTGGGCTGTCGGGGGCTGACGGTGGTCGCGCCGTACTTGCCCGACGTGGGGGCCGACGATTGGCGCGAGACCCGCGAGCACGTGAGCTCCGTGATCTCCGCCACGGACTTGCCTTGTATGCTCAACAATGGTTCGAGCCTGCATGGGGCCGACTTCCGGCCCGAACAAATTGCCGAGTTGGCAGCGGCGCACCCCAATCTCGAGGCCGTTAAGGAGTCGAGCATCGATGTGCGGCGCATATCCGCCATTCGCGCCCTATTGGGGAGTCGGCTGCAGGTGCTCGTGGGAATGGACGACGTGCTCGTCGAGGGCATTGGCGCAGGCGCGAGCGGCTGGGTGGCCAGCTTGATGAATGCGCTGCCGGCCGAGTCGATGCACCTTTACCGCTCCGCGTCGTCGGGATTGACGAATAAAGCCGCGGAGCTCAATGATTGGCTCCTTCCGCTTTTGCGCATGGACTCGGCGCCGAAGTTCGTTCAGCTCGCGAAATTGATGCAGGAGAAAATCGGCCGCGGGAGCGCGCGCGTGCGCCCGCCTCGTCTTCCGCTCGAAGGCGACGAGCTGCGCAGGGCTCTCGAGACGGTGGAGCGCGTGCTCTCGGAGCGTCCACGGCTTGGTCCATGA
- a CDS encoding protein kinase — protein MSEVAPGVMVTENVQLERRIAQGGMGSVWLARHVGLDMPVAVKFMSGSAYMRTPHAAERFMREARTAARIHHPNVVQILDFGCSPLAHGAPYIVMEYLEGQDLARYIAEKGTLPPDEVAAIVQTVARVLEKAHELGIVHRDIKPENVFLQGTDRIVKVLDFGVARDEKETSCRTTDEGEVVGTPYFMSPERFINPREVGWRVDCWALAVLAYEALVGRMPFRGDTPAAIYLAATQGHYEAPCHVRPELPQAVDRWFRTAFAVDPTRRFSSARSMAKAFVRAVCDEPAESAPVPVPAKLSERLITAQRRWDRRGAALSIGFISAVLGAAVMLARSPVDVSGGETALASTMTTGATAPAGETAAEGALAAEPVAREAVPAPAARPVEAERRKIAAPSRGTRRTSATPIDDPARRDARHPARGGAPSLFFVR, from the coding sequence GTGTCCGAGGTTGCACCCGGGGTCATGGTCACGGAGAACGTGCAGCTCGAACGCCGCATTGCCCAAGGTGGAATGGGGAGCGTCTGGCTCGCACGGCACGTCGGCCTCGATATGCCGGTGGCCGTGAAGTTCATGTCCGGCTCCGCCTATATGCGCACGCCGCACGCGGCGGAGCGTTTCATGCGCGAGGCCCGCACCGCCGCGCGCATTCACCACCCCAACGTGGTGCAGATCCTCGACTTCGGCTGCTCGCCGCTCGCGCACGGCGCTCCGTACATCGTGATGGAGTACCTCGAGGGGCAGGATCTCGCGCGCTACATCGCCGAGAAAGGGACGTTGCCGCCCGACGAAGTGGCCGCGATCGTTCAGACGGTGGCGCGCGTGCTGGAGAAGGCGCACGAGCTCGGGATCGTTCACCGGGATATCAAACCGGAGAACGTCTTTCTGCAGGGCACCGATCGCATCGTGAAGGTGCTCGACTTCGGGGTGGCGCGCGACGAAAAGGAGACCTCGTGCCGGACCACGGACGAGGGCGAGGTGGTCGGCACGCCGTATTTCATGAGCCCGGAGCGGTTCATCAACCCGCGCGAGGTCGGCTGGCGCGTCGATTGTTGGGCGCTCGCCGTGCTCGCATACGAGGCGCTCGTGGGCCGCATGCCGTTCCGCGGTGACACGCCGGCCGCCATTTATCTGGCGGCCACCCAAGGGCACTACGAGGCGCCCTGCCACGTGCGGCCCGAGCTCCCGCAGGCCGTGGATCGCTGGTTTCGCACCGCCTTTGCGGTGGACCCGACGCGGCGGTTCTCGTCGGCGCGCAGCATGGCCAAGGCCTTCGTTCGCGCCGTCTGCGACGAGCCGGCCGAGTCCGCCCCCGTGCCCGTGCCGGCAAAGCTCTCGGAGCGGCTCATCACCGCGCAACGCCGATGGGATCGGCGCGGCGCGGCGCTCTCCATCGGCTTCATCTCCGCCGTGCTCGGCGCCGCCGTGATGCTGGCGCGCTCGCCCGTGGATGTGTCCGGCGGTGAGACGGCGCTCGCGTCCACCATGACCACGGGCGCGACCGCACCCGCCGGCGAGACGGCGGCCGAAGGTGCCCTCGCCGCCGAGCCGGTGGCGCGCGAAGCGGTGCCGGCCCCGGCTGCGCGCCCGGTCGAGGCCGAGCGGCGCAAGATCGCGGCTCCCTCGCGCGGAACGCGAAGGACCAGCGCCACCCCCATCGACGATCCCGCGCGCCGCGACGCAAGGCACCCCGCGCGCGGCGGAGCGCCCTCGCTGTTCTTCGTTCGCTGA
- a CDS encoding nuclear transport factor 2 family protein — protein sequence MVDDLHDFEAFMKRREEASQAFVRGDGAPLNHLVARISPATFFGPRGGHVKGAENVATAYEQGARAFTDGESTLETLHMGASQGLAYWIGIQRGTAKMGPKKEPATFNLRITEVFRREGSDWKLVHRHADPHVNEIE from the coding sequence ATGGTCGACGATTTGCACGATTTCGAAGCGTTCATGAAGCGGCGCGAGGAAGCATCCCAGGCGTTCGTGCGGGGCGATGGCGCGCCGCTCAACCACCTCGTCGCGCGCATCTCGCCCGCGACGTTCTTCGGTCCGAGGGGCGGCCATGTCAAAGGCGCCGAGAACGTGGCCACCGCCTACGAGCAGGGCGCCCGCGCCTTCACGGACGGCGAAAGCACCCTGGAGACCCTGCACATGGGGGCGAGCCAGGGCCTCGCGTACTGGATCGGCATTCAGCGCGGCACCGCCAAGATGGGCCCCAAGAAGGAGCCCGCGACCTTCAACCTCCGCATCACCGAGGTGTTCCGCCGCGAGGGCAGCGACTGGAAGCTGGTGCATCGCCACGCCGATCCCCACGTGAACGAGATCGAGTGA
- a CDS encoding glycoside hydrolase family 18 protein: protein MKRSTLSAAIVTLVLLLGLVLGAKPAFAANLLTNPGFEAGSLSGWSCSGGSVVSSPVHSGSFALAANASASDIGQCTQTVSVVPNTAYKISAWVRGSYVYLGVTGGQQTWTPSASSYTQLNVSFTSGANQTTAQLFLHGWFGQGTYNADDVVFDGPGGGNPGAPGAPGNPAVGTITDTSIALSWGASTGTVTGYRVYEGSTLRATVTGTSTTLSGLAACSTHSYAVTAFNDAGESPRTTEATGTTSGCVNPGLPKHALIGYLHASFANGSGYIRMADVPADWDIINLAFGEPTSVTSGDIRFTRCPASECPSVETDAEFTAAIRAKQAQGKKVLISIGGQNGQVQLTSAGARDKFVSSVSAIIDKYGLDGLDIDFEGHSLFLNSGDTDFRNPTTPVIVNLIAALRTLKARYGASFVLTMAPETFFVQVGYQFYGGSGGSDNRTGSYLPVIHAMRNDLTVLHVQDYNSGPVMGLDNQYHNIGNADFHIAMTDMIKAGFPVANTGITFPGLRPEQIAFGLPAATSAGNGYTTPAAVQSALNCLARGQSCGGYTLRGGTSPSIRGLMTWSINWDRFFNWEFQNSHGPFLDALP, encoded by the coding sequence ATGAAACGCTCCACGCTGTCGGCTGCCATCGTCACGCTCGTGCTCTTGCTCGGTCTCGTTCTCGGCGCCAAGCCGGCGTTCGCGGCCAACCTGCTTACGAACCCAGGGTTCGAGGCTGGCTCCTTGTCCGGCTGGTCGTGCTCGGGGGGCTCGGTGGTGAGCAGCCCCGTGCACTCGGGGAGCTTTGCGTTGGCCGCCAACGCCAGCGCGTCGGACATCGGGCAGTGTACGCAAACGGTGTCGGTCGTGCCCAATACGGCTTATAAAATTTCGGCCTGGGTTCGAGGCAGCTATGTGTACCTCGGGGTCACCGGGGGCCAGCAAACGTGGACGCCTTCAGCCTCGAGCTACACGCAACTCAACGTCTCGTTCACCAGCGGCGCGAACCAGACCACGGCGCAGCTCTTTTTGCACGGCTGGTTCGGCCAGGGAACGTACAACGCGGACGATGTGGTCTTCGACGGGCCGGGCGGCGGCAACCCCGGGGCGCCGGGTGCTCCGGGCAATCCGGCGGTCGGCACCATCACCGATACATCGATCGCCTTGTCGTGGGGCGCCTCCACCGGCACGGTGACGGGGTACCGCGTTTACGAGGGCTCCACCTTGCGCGCCACGGTGACCGGCACCTCCACCACCCTCAGCGGGCTCGCGGCCTGCTCCACGCACAGCTACGCGGTGACCGCGTTCAACGACGCGGGCGAGTCGCCGCGCACCACGGAGGCCACCGGCACGACCAGCGGCTGCGTCAACCCGGGGCTGCCCAAGCACGCGCTGATTGGCTATTTGCACGCGAGCTTCGCCAATGGATCGGGCTACATCCGCATGGCCGACGTGCCGGCCGATTGGGACATCATCAACTTGGCATTCGGCGAGCCCACCTCGGTCACCTCCGGCGATATTCGATTCACGCGCTGCCCGGCCTCGGAGTGCCCGAGCGTGGAGACCGACGCGGAGTTCACCGCCGCCATCCGCGCCAAGCAGGCGCAGGGCAAGAAGGTGCTCATCTCGATCGGCGGTCAGAATGGGCAGGTGCAGCTCACCAGCGCCGGCGCCCGCGACAAGTTCGTCAGCTCGGTGTCCGCCATCATCGACAAGTACGGGCTCGATGGCTTGGACATCGACTTCGAGGGTCATTCGCTCTTCCTGAACTCGGGCGACACCGACTTCCGCAACCCGACCACGCCGGTCATCGTCAACTTGATCGCGGCGCTGCGGACCCTGAAGGCGCGCTACGGCGCTTCGTTCGTGCTCACCATGGCGCCGGAGACGTTCTTCGTGCAAGTTGGATATCAGTTCTACGGCGGCTCGGGCGGCAGCGACAACCGCACCGGCTCGTACCTGCCCGTCATCCACGCCATGCGCAACGATCTCACGGTGCTGCACGTGCAGGACTACAACTCGGGACCGGTGATGGGGCTCGACAATCAGTACCACAACATCGGTAACGCCGATTTCCACATCGCCATGACCGATATGATCAAAGCAGGTTTTCCGGTGGCCAACACGGGGATCACCTTCCCCGGACTGCGCCCGGAGCAAATCGCGTTCGGCCTCCCGGCGGCGACCAGCGCGGGCAATGGCTACACCACCCCCGCCGCCGTGCAGAGCGCGCTCAACTGCTTGGCGCGGGGGCAGAGCTGCGGGGGCTATACGTTGCGCGGTGGAACGTCACCGAGCATCCGCGGTCTCATGACGTGGTCGATCAATTGGGACCGCTTCTTCAATTGGGAGTTCCAGAACAGCCACGGTCCCTTCCTCGACGCGCTCCCGTGA
- a CDS encoding MFS transporter — MIALPCLVYSMDLTVLNLALPRLSAELAPSSAELLWIIDIYGFLVAGMLVTMGNLGDRIGRRRLLMMGAGAFAAASTLAAFSGSAEMLIAARAVLGVAGATLAPSTLSLIRHMFRDANQRTTAIGIWISSYSIGGAIGPVVGGVMLQHFGWGSVFLVGVPVMVLLLALGPFLLPEFRDPEARPLDFLSAVLSLLAVLSVIYGMKLVAQDGMGWVPGLAVALGLTVGVLFVRRQRTLADPLIDFRLFRAPQFTASLGTFIVGALVMFGAFVYIGQYLQLVLGLSPLAAGLWTLPWSGGFILGSILAPAIVRRSRPVFVLAGGMALGAIGFAMLSRAPSLGLTALVIGMLTLSLGFAPVFTLGTDLIVGAAPPERAGAAAALSETSSELGGALGIAILGSIGTAFYRQGMADAAPDGIRPEVLKIAEDTLGGATAAAAQLPEPASTLLRDAARTAFGHAFQITVIIAAVVTAATAILTLLVLRRPRGGAETAGEGTPAVNRPLADS; from the coding sequence GTGATCGCGCTTCCCTGCCTGGTTTACTCGATGGATTTGACGGTCCTGAACCTGGCCTTGCCGCGCTTGAGCGCCGAGCTTGCCCCCAGCAGCGCCGAGCTCTTATGGATCATCGATATTTACGGCTTTCTGGTGGCGGGGATGCTCGTCACCATGGGCAACCTGGGCGACCGCATCGGGCGGCGCCGGCTGCTCATGATGGGCGCCGGCGCATTTGCAGCCGCGTCCACCCTGGCCGCCTTCTCCGGCAGCGCGGAAATGCTCATCGCGGCGCGCGCGGTGCTCGGCGTTGCCGGCGCGACCTTGGCGCCGTCGACCCTGTCGCTCATTCGCCATATGTTTCGAGACGCGAATCAACGCACCACGGCCATCGGTATCTGGATTAGCAGCTACTCCATCGGCGGCGCGATTGGTCCTGTCGTCGGTGGCGTGATGCTGCAGCATTTCGGATGGGGTTCGGTCTTTCTCGTGGGCGTGCCCGTCATGGTGCTGCTGCTCGCGCTGGGTCCCTTTCTGCTGCCGGAGTTCCGCGATCCCGAGGCGCGCCCGCTCGATTTCCTCAGCGCCGTCCTCTCGCTCCTTGCCGTGCTCTCGGTGATCTATGGCATGAAGCTGGTGGCGCAGGATGGGATGGGATGGGTCCCCGGGCTCGCGGTGGCCCTGGGGCTCACCGTCGGGGTGCTCTTCGTGCGCCGGCAGCGCACCCTCGCCGATCCGCTCATCGACTTCCGGCTGTTCCGCGCGCCTCAGTTCACCGCGTCCCTGGGCACGTTCATCGTGGGCGCCTTGGTGATGTTCGGCGCGTTCGTCTACATCGGCCAATATTTGCAGCTCGTTCTCGGGCTCTCGCCGCTGGCGGCCGGTCTTTGGACCTTGCCGTGGTCGGGCGGTTTCATCCTCGGCTCCATTTTGGCCCCGGCCATCGTGCGCCGGAGCCGTCCGGTGTTCGTGCTGGCCGGAGGGATGGCGCTGGGGGCCATTGGCTTTGCGATGCTCTCGCGCGCGCCGTCGCTCGGGTTGACCGCCCTGGTGATTGGGATGCTCACCCTTTCGCTCGGGTTTGCCCCGGTGTTTACCTTGGGCACGGATTTGATCGTCGGCGCGGCGCCGCCCGAGCGCGCGGGTGCGGCGGCGGCGCTCTCCGAGACGAGCTCGGAGCTGGGGGGCGCGTTGGGGATCGCCATCCTCGGTAGCATCGGCACGGCCTTTTACCGCCAGGGCATGGCGGATGCTGCGCCCGATGGAATCCGCCCCGAGGTGCTGAAAATCGCGGAGGACACCTTGGGCGGCGCGACCGCCGCAGCCGCGCAGCTCCCCGAGCCCGCCTCCACCTTGCTCCGCGACGCGGCCCGCACGGCGTTCGGCCACGCCTTTCAGATCACCGTGATCATCGCGGCCGTGGTCACCGCGGCCACCGCCATCCTCACCTTGCTCGTGCTGCGGCGCCCGCGGGGTGGTGCCGAAACGGCGGGGGAGGGGACGCCGGCGGTGAATCGACCGCTCGCCGATTCGTGA
- a CDS encoding gamma-glutamylcyclotransferase, with product MARMFLNGQAMEGGSAHHHLKGAPLVMKTRTAPGYRFFSIRDTFPGLFPDPTVNTAIEGEVYEVPDAVLRDELLPNEPPELELGIIKLEDGSASLSMILRREQVASGAHYEISSFGGWRKYLASLGRPT from the coding sequence ATGGCACGCATGTTTCTCAATGGCCAAGCGATGGAGGGCGGCTCGGCGCATCATCACCTCAAGGGCGCGCCGCTGGTGATGAAGACCCGCACCGCCCCCGGCTACCGCTTCTTCTCCATCCGAGACACCTTTCCGGGCTTGTTCCCCGATCCCACGGTCAACACGGCCATCGAGGGCGAAGTGTACGAGGTCCCCGACGCGGTCCTGCGCGACGAGCTCCTGCCCAACGAGCCGCCGGAGCTGGAGCTCGGCATCATCAAGCTGGAGGACGGCTCCGCGTCGCTCTCGATGATCCTGCGCCGCGAACAGGTGGCGTCGGGCGCGCACTACGAGATCTCGTCGTTCGGCGGCTGGCGGAAGTACTTGGCGAGCCTCGGCCGCCCGACCTGA
- a CDS encoding KAP family NTPase codes for MNREEEAPQDIEEPDMYASLAAEHALVLARRLAASRSSGLTTAALFFGLAEAGRVEPEDTAARFLWRHLAGHVGEARYFIVRETFFPNATEALSADAPEPGAASEPAAVILQKAHELAVETSALQGVHLRHLLAALIVQAEIEPSAARGSDRAPGTARALFRELKLDVAQLKAEMSQWVMALEAPDDFAAWSRILAPSPSVEPANASAANTAKGPSIQRSTLSDSATREDSLGFRPTVRAVADFLRHRETKPPLTMSVEGEWGSGKSSFMMQLEAELKRTSESKGPTPFVVWFDAWRHADNEEMWATFAVEFLHQIAAQQTLFKRLWGHLLLFIRRVKWRDVRLEVLRAVLFGVAGVLIVLALVQLLHAHWAELAFARSLATEGSKGDGALEKLTGKLILAGGWTGALGLAVLTLTRVKGLVGGSLPFDLKKHVDSPDYEGRSTFLDQFHKDFAKIVDAYLGPRRVYVFIDDLDRCEVPTAVDLMQAINLMTACTPKLIFIIGMDREKVAAGVAAKYAPVLPYLRASSMPPGRGPCGKSSELDAAHGVAFGLDFIEKFIQLPFALPRPTEADTRLMLWNLSIDRVDTRSRRPTALPASSPAPAAQAAAATVERTAKSRDTLAPPSSVPVHTEQETARFASAVSTDSPLIHDITLALAPTLDFNPRRVKQFLNLFRLRAFLAWQTGRLELEHPGDDGDTLTLPQLGKLTAIALRWPSLVADLEADPLLLGRLQAFALGTGQADDGEHAPAAKWFQHPKLLALLRLGAVASQSVDSAKPAAPVMTPDYDVSRMLFAWSALGFSRMAPDGAPPTNGAASESPSPSIRVPAPASAQ; via the coding sequence ATGAATCGCGAGGAGGAGGCGCCGCAGGACATCGAGGAACCCGATATGTACGCCAGCTTGGCCGCGGAGCATGCGCTCGTGCTCGCGCGGAGGCTGGCCGCGAGCCGCAGCTCGGGGCTGACCACGGCGGCGCTCTTTTTCGGCCTCGCGGAGGCCGGACGTGTCGAGCCGGAGGACACCGCGGCGCGGTTCCTCTGGCGGCATCTGGCCGGGCACGTGGGGGAAGCACGGTATTTCATCGTTCGCGAGACGTTCTTTCCCAATGCGACCGAGGCGTTGAGCGCGGACGCCCCGGAGCCCGGGGCCGCGAGCGAGCCCGCCGCCGTCATTCTGCAAAAGGCACACGAGCTTGCTGTGGAGACCTCGGCGCTGCAAGGCGTGCATCTGCGGCACCTGCTCGCGGCGCTGATCGTCCAAGCCGAGATCGAGCCGTCGGCCGCACGCGGCTCGGATCGCGCGCCGGGGACGGCGCGGGCGCTCTTTCGTGAGTTGAAGCTCGACGTCGCCCAGCTCAAGGCCGAAATGAGCCAGTGGGTGATGGCGCTCGAGGCGCCGGACGACTTCGCCGCGTGGAGCCGCATCCTCGCGCCCTCGCCGAGTGTCGAGCCGGCGAACGCCTCGGCGGCGAATACGGCCAAGGGCCCTTCGATTCAGCGCTCCACCTTGAGCGACAGCGCCACCCGCGAAGACTCGTTGGGATTTCGCCCCACCGTGCGCGCGGTGGCCGATTTTCTGCGGCATCGGGAGACGAAGCCGCCGCTCACCATGAGCGTCGAGGGCGAGTGGGGGAGCGGCAAATCATCGTTCATGATGCAGCTGGAGGCGGAGCTGAAACGGACCTCGGAGTCCAAAGGCCCAACGCCGTTCGTGGTGTGGTTCGATGCATGGAGGCACGCCGACAACGAGGAGATGTGGGCCACCTTCGCGGTGGAGTTCCTGCACCAGATTGCGGCGCAACAGACTTTGTTCAAACGACTTTGGGGGCACCTCTTGCTCTTCATCCGGCGCGTGAAGTGGCGCGATGTGCGGCTCGAGGTGCTGCGCGCGGTTCTCTTCGGGGTGGCGGGCGTGCTCATCGTGCTCGCCTTGGTGCAGTTGCTCCACGCGCACTGGGCCGAGCTGGCCTTTGCGCGAAGCCTCGCGACGGAGGGCTCGAAGGGCGACGGGGCGCTGGAGAAGCTCACGGGAAAGCTCATCCTCGCGGGCGGGTGGACGGGCGCGCTCGGGCTGGCGGTGTTGACCCTCACCCGCGTGAAGGGGCTGGTGGGCGGCTCCTTGCCGTTCGATTTGAAGAAGCACGTCGACTCGCCCGATTACGAAGGGCGCTCGACATTTCTCGATCAGTTCCACAAGGACTTTGCGAAGATCGTGGACGCGTACCTCGGGCCCAGGCGGGTGTACGTCTTCATCGACGACTTGGATCGGTGCGAGGTCCCCACGGCCGTGGACTTGATGCAGGCCATCAACTTGATGACGGCGTGCACGCCCAAGTTGATCTTCATCATCGGCATGGACCGGGAGAAGGTGGCGGCGGGCGTGGCCGCCAAGTATGCGCCCGTTCTCCCGTACCTGCGCGCGTCGTCGATGCCGCCGGGGCGGGGGCCGTGCGGCAAGTCGAGCGAGCTCGATGCGGCGCACGGCGTGGCGTTCGGGCTCGACTTCATCGAGAAGTTCATCCAGCTCCCCTTTGCGCTGCCGCGGCCCACGGAGGCCGACACGCGGCTCATGCTGTGGAACCTCTCCATCGATCGCGTCGATACGCGCTCGCGGAGACCCACGGCGCTGCCCGCGTCCTCGCCTGCGCCCGCGGCGCAAGCTGCCGCGGCCACGGTGGAGCGCACCGCGAAGAGCCGGGATACCTTGGCGCCGCCGAGCTCCGTGCCGGTGCACACCGAGCAGGAAACGGCGCGCTTTGCGTCAGCCGTGTCGACGGACTCGCCGCTCATCCACGACATCACCTTGGCCCTGGCGCCGACGCTCGACTTCAACCCGCGCCGGGTCAAACAATTCTTGAACCTCTTTCGCCTGCGGGCTTTTCTCGCTTGGCAAACGGGTCGCCTGGAGCTCGAGCACCCAGGCGACGACGGCGACACCCTGACCTTGCCGCAGCTCGGGAAGCTCACGGCCATCGCGCTGCGCTGGCCATCGCTCGTGGCCGATCTGGAGGCGGATCCGTTGCTCCTCGGGCGGTTGCAAGCCTTTGCGCTGGGAACCGGCCAGGCCGATGACGGCGAGCACGCCCCCGCCGCCAAGTGGTTCCAGCATCCGAAGCTCCTGGCGCTGCTCCGGCTCGGCGCGGTCGCGAGCCAATCCGTCGATTCGGCCAAGCCCGCCGCGCCGGTCATGACCCCCGATTACGATGTCTCGCGCATGCTCTTCGCTTGGTCGGCCTTGGGCTTTTCGCGCATGGCCCCCGACGGCGCACCTCCGACCAACGGCGCGGCCTCCGAGTCGCCCTCGCCGTCGATCCGGGTGCCTGCGCCGGCGAGCGCGCAGTGA
- a CDS encoding amidase — MENPLMSGAELGRAFESGTIDPVEALEQYLARASQTKHVFIARTEERARAEAKLAAERWRRKQPLGPLDGVPIAWKDLFDVRGTVTTAGAAVFTDHPPATEDAKLVAMAARAGLVCLGKTNLVEFAFSGIGINPHFGTPHNPFDAKVARVPGGSSSGSAVAVAVGAVPISMGTDTAGSIRIPAAFNGLVGFKSSSRHYSRDGVFPLSRTLDSLGPLAHTVEDCILLDALFHDAQPPRILAADLAQQRFVVDEVLLHDPRVEEGVRKNLERALDALRAQGARIEHRKVDALHEVWALIERIGWMAAPEAVAIHEKLLDSPDAARMDPRVRKRLDGARGFRASDYVHLQWARERLIAQVGEELGGAVLVLPTVAHVAPELEPLERDLDRFVATNLATLRLTMLGSFLDMPGVALPTGVDAAGLTTSVLVSVPSGHDARILSVALAAEHALSSQRPTHQRAL, encoded by the coding sequence ATGGAAAATCCCTTGATGAGCGGTGCGGAGCTCGGTCGTGCTTTCGAGTCTGGCACGATCGATCCGGTGGAGGCCCTGGAGCAGTACCTCGCGCGGGCGTCGCAGACGAAGCACGTCTTCATCGCGCGGACCGAGGAGCGCGCGCGCGCCGAGGCCAAGCTCGCCGCCGAGCGGTGGCGCCGCAAGCAGCCCCTGGGGCCCCTGGACGGTGTGCCCATCGCCTGGAAAGATCTGTTCGACGTTCGAGGCACGGTGACCACCGCCGGCGCCGCCGTCTTCACCGACCATCCCCCCGCGACCGAGGACGCCAAGCTGGTGGCGATGGCCGCCCGCGCGGGCCTGGTCTGCCTTGGAAAGACCAACCTGGTTGAATTTGCGTTCTCGGGGATCGGCATCAATCCCCACTTCGGCACCCCGCACAACCCCTTCGACGCGAAGGTCGCCCGCGTGCCCGGCGGTTCCTCCTCCGGCTCGGCGGTGGCCGTCGCCGTCGGCGCGGTGCCCATTTCCATGGGTACGGACACGGCGGGATCCATCCGCATCCCCGCCGCCTTCAACGGCCTGGTCGGCTTCAAATCGTCCAGCCGTCATTACTCGCGCGACGGCGTCTTTCCCCTCTCGCGCACCTTGGACTCCTTGGGCCCGCTGGCCCATACCGTGGAAGACTGCATCCTCCTCGATGCGCTGTTTCACGATGCGCAACCCCCGCGCATTTTGGCCGCCGATCTCGCCCAGCAGCGGTTCGTCGTCGACGAAGTCCTCCTCCACGATCCGCGCGTCGAAGAAGGCGTGCGCAAGAACCTGGAACGCGCCCTCGACGCGCTTCGTGCCCAAGGTGCGCGCATCGAGCACCGCAAGGTCGACGCCCTTCACGAGGTGTGGGCCCTCATCGAGCGCATCGGTTGGATGGCCGCGCCCGAAGCCGTTGCCATCCACGAGAAGCTGCTCGACTCGCCCGACGCCGCTCGCATGGATCCGCGCGTTCGAAAGCGATTGGACGGCGCGCGCGGGTTCCGCGCCAGCGACTACGTGCACCTTCAGTGGGCGCGCGAAAGGCTTATTGCGCAGGTGGGCGAGGAGCTCGGCGGCGCGGTGCTGGTGCTCCCCACCGTGGCCCATGTCGCGCCGGAGCTCGAGCCTCTGGAGCGCGATCTGGACCGCTTCGTCGCGACGAACCTCGCCACCCTGCGGCTCACCATGTTGGGCAGCTTTCTCGATATGCCGGGGGTGGCCCTACCCACCGGCGTCGATGCCGCCGGATTGACCACCAGCGTGCTCGTTTCGGTGCCCAGCGGCCACGACGCGCGGATCCTCTCCGTCGCCTTGGCCGCCGAGCACGCGCTCTCGTCTCAGCGCCCGACCCACCAGCGCGCCTTGTAG